In one window of Bacteroidales bacterium DNA:
- a CDS encoding sortase, which yields MNLQIIITIASKALVRLLGLLALGLIVYLIFLPLYPYAKLYFLPPQTLNYETATTTTGASKSETPKKSGDRIIIPKIGVNAPIIESKNEKDGLNRGAWRLPDSSTPDKGGNTVITGHRFKYLPPNNLTFFLLNKLVKGDRIQINWQGKVYNYLVDSTKIVPATETAILAPSAEPLLTIFTCDPIFSTKNRLVVLARPN from the coding sequence ATGAACCTGCAAATTATCATTACCATAGCTAGTAAAGCTCTAGTCAGACTGCTAGGGCTTTTAGCTTTAGGCCTGATTGTCTATTTAATTTTTTTGCCGCTCTATCCCTACGCCAAATTGTATTTCCTGCCGCCACAGACGTTGAATTATGAAACAGCGACCACGACCACGGGTGCAAGCAAGTCCGAAACTCCCAAAAAATCAGGCGACCGGATTATCATCCCAAAAATCGGCGTTAACGCGCCCATCATAGAATCAAAAAATGAAAAAGACGGTCTTAACCGCGGCGCCTGGCGCCTGCCGGACTCCTCCACGCCGGACAAGGGCGGCAACACCGTGATTACCGGCCACCGCTTCAAATACCTGCCGCCCAACAACCTGACTTTTTTTCTTTTAAATAAACTGGTCAAAGGCGACCGGATCCAAATCAACTGGCAGGGCAAGGTCTATAATTATCTGGTAGATTCAACAAAAATCGTGCCGGCGACCGAGACTGCCATTCTTGCCCCGAGCGCTGAACCGCTACTGACCATATTTACCTGTGATCCGATCTTCTCCACCAAAAACCGGCTGGTAGTGCTGGCTAGGCCGAATTAG